A genomic stretch from Pontivivens ytuae includes:
- a CDS encoding mechanosensitive ion channel family protein has translation MLEISDFIEAYEAFVPWARNWLNTMSSPWRLGQIAFVGVAFFAAWIIRRQLTPRFNIWMRGLTLTNRRARFLILIRDRIRWLVFVLILWIAALVLAEVTWPSRSYLIRFVAELSTALVALSIISRLIRNQLVRRTVRWAAWITVTLWMTGFFDETVALLDGAAIRLGETRLSALLILQTMLSVGITIFLASWLSGEARVRLMRNEELSPSMRVLSEKLITVLLYGLALVIGLQFIGFDLTTLTVLSGAIGLGLGFGLQKVVSNLVSGVILLLDKSIKPGDVISLGDTFGWISGLGARYVSVVTRDGREYLIPNEDLITNQVVNWSHSSKLVRLDIFFGVSYDSDPHAVRKIAVEAANSVSRVQAEPKAVCHIVGFGDSSIDFILRFWIDDPSGGLTNIRGNVYLALWDALKANEVEIPFPRRDITVVERSDG, from the coding sequence ATGCTCGAGATCTCGGATTTCATCGAGGCGTATGAAGCCTTCGTGCCCTGGGCGCGCAACTGGCTGAACACCATGAGCAGCCCGTGGCGCCTCGGCCAGATCGCCTTCGTCGGGGTGGCGTTCTTTGCCGCGTGGATCATCCGGCGGCAGCTCACCCCGCGATTCAACATCTGGATGCGGGGGCTGACGCTCACCAACCGGCGCGCGCGCTTCCTGATCCTGATCCGAGACCGGATCCGCTGGCTGGTCTTCGTGCTGATCCTGTGGATCGCGGCCCTAGTGCTGGCGGAGGTGACGTGGCCCTCGCGCAGCTACCTCATCCGCTTCGTGGCGGAGCTCTCCACCGCGCTGGTGGCCCTCTCGATCATCTCGCGCCTGATCCGCAACCAGCTCGTGCGGCGCACGGTCCGCTGGGCGGCTTGGATCACCGTGACGCTCTGGATGACCGGCTTCTTCGACGAGACGGTGGCACTGCTCGACGGGGCCGCGATCCGGCTGGGGGAGACGCGGCTCTCCGCCCTCCTGATCCTGCAGACGATGCTGAGTGTGGGGATCACGATCTTCCTCGCGAGCTGGCTGTCGGGCGAGGCGCGGGTCCGGCTCATGCGCAACGAGGAGCTGTCGCCCTCAATGCGGGTGCTCAGCGAGAAACTGATCACGGTGCTGCTCTACGGTCTCGCGCTGGTGATCGGACTGCAGTTCATCGGGTTCGACCTGACCACGCTGACGGTGCTGTCAGGCGCGATCGGGCTGGGGCTCGGCTTCGGTTTGCAGAAGGTGGTGTCGAACCTCGTCTCGGGCGTGATCCTGCTGCTCGACAAGTCGATCAAGCCGGGCGACGTGATCAGCTTGGGCGACACCTTCGGCTGGATCTCGGGGCTGGGCGCCCGCTACGTCTCGGTCGTGACGCGGGACGGGCGGGAGTACCTTATTCCGAACGAGGATCTGATCACCAACCAGGTGGTGAACTGGTCCCATTCCTCGAAGCTCGTCCGCCTCGACATCTTTTTCGGCGTTTCCTATGACAGCGATCCGCACGCGGTGCGCAAGATCGCGGTGGAGGCCGCCAATTCCGTGAGCCGCGTGCAGGCGGAGCCGAAGGCCGTCTGTCACATCGTGGGCTTCGGCGACAGCTCGATCGACTTCATCCTGCGCTTCTGGATCGACGACCCGTCGGGCGGGCTGACCAACATTCGCGGCAACGTCTATCTGGCGCTCTGGGACGCACTGAAGGCCAACGAGGTCGAGATCCCGTTCCCGCGCCGCGACATCACGGTGGTGGAGCGCTCAGATGGCTGA
- a CDS encoding DUF924 family protein, giving the protein MVATIDEVLRFWIDEVGEKGWYEQSDALDEEIRQRFKTTWDAARDRALCPWIRSSDGTLALLIVTDQFPRNMFRDSPHAFSTDRFALTIAQKGIRRGDDLVTPEPQRQFFYLPMMHAESLSFQERGLRQFLLKMPEAGSNILHARAHRDVIRRFGRFPHRNAALGRASTPSEVSFLDEGGYGATVRDLQQAA; this is encoded by the coding sequence ATGGTTGCGACGATCGACGAGGTGCTCCGCTTCTGGATCGACGAGGTCGGCGAGAAGGGGTGGTACGAACAGAGCGATGCGCTCGACGAGGAGATCCGCCAGCGGTTCAAGACGACCTGGGACGCGGCGCGGGACCGGGCGCTGTGTCCGTGGATCCGGTCGAGCGACGGGACGCTGGCGCTGCTGATCGTCACGGACCAGTTCCCGCGCAACATGTTCCGGGACTCGCCCCATGCCTTCTCGACGGACCGGTTCGCGCTAACCATCGCGCAGAAGGGGATCCGGCGCGGCGACGATCTGGTGACGCCGGAGCCGCAGCGCCAGTTCTTCTACCTGCCGATGATGCATGCGGAGAGCCTGAGCTTTCAGGAGCGGGGCCTGCGCCAGTTCCTGCTGAAGATGCCCGAGGCCGGGAGCAACATCCTGCACGCCCGCGCGCATCGCGACGTGATCCGCCGCTTCGGCCGCTTCCCGCACCGGAACGCGGCCCTTGGCCGCGCCAGCACGCCCTCGGAGGTCTCGTTTCTTGACGAAGGCGGCTACGGCGCCACCGTCAGGGACCTGCAACAAGCGGCCTGA